Proteins encoded together in one Larus michahellis chromosome 4, bLarMic1.1, whole genome shotgun sequence window:
- the SEC23A gene encoding protein transport protein Sec23A: MTTFLEFIQQNEDRDGVRFSWNVWPSSRLEATRMVVPVAALFTPLKERPDLPPIQYEPVLCSRTTCRAVLNPLCQVDYRAKLWACNFCYQRNQFPPTYAGISEMNQPAELLPQFSSIEYVVQRGPQMPLIFLYVVDTCMEDEDLQALKESMQMSLSLLPPTALVGLITFGRMVQVHELGCEGISKSYVFRGTKDLSAKQLQEMLGLTKAAVSQVGRGPQVQQPPPSNRFLQPVQKIDMNLTDLLGELQRDPWPVPQGKRPLRSSGVALSIAVGLLECTFPNTGARIMMFIGGPATQGPGMVVGDELKLPIRSWHDIEKDNAKYVKKGTKHFEALANRAATNGHVIDIYACALDQTGLLEMKCCPNYTGGYMVMGDSFNTSLFKQTFQRVFTKDMQGQFKMGFGGTLEIKTSREVKISGAIGPCVSLNSKGPCVSENEIGTGGTCQWKICGLNPTTTLALYFEVVNQHNAPIPQGGRGAIQFVTQYQHSSGQRRIRVTTVARNWADAQTQIQNIAASFDQEAAAILMARLAVYRAETEEGPDVLRWLDRQLIRLCQKFGDYHKDDPSSFRFSETFSLYPQFMFHLRRSPFLQVFNNSPDESSYYRHHFMRQDLTQSLIMVQPILYAYSFNGPPEPVLLDSSSILPDRILLMDTFFQILIYHGETIAQWRKSGYQDMPEYENFHHLLQAPIDDAQEILHSRFPMPRYIDTEHGGSQARFLLSKVNPSQTHNNMYAWGQESGAPILTDDVSLQVFMDHLKKLAVSSAA; this comes from the exons ATGACAACCTTCCTGGAATTTATCCAGCAGAATGAGGACAGAGATGGAGTTAGATTCAGCTGGAACGTTTGGCCTTCAAGTCGTCTTGAAGCCACAAGAATGGTAGTCCCGGTGGCTGCCCTCTTCACGCCACTGAAAGAACGGCCAGACTTGCCTCCAATTCAGTATGAGCCAGTTTTGTGCAGCAGGACCACGTGTCGAGCGGTTCTGAATCCTTTATG cCAAGTGGATTATCGAGCGAAACTCTGGGCTTGCAACTTTTGTTATCAGAGAAATCAg tttcCTCCTACCTATGCTGGCATATCTGAAATGAACCAGCCAGCTGAACTTTTACCTCAGTTCTCCAGCATTGAATATGTAGTGCAG CGTGGTCCTCAGATGCCTTTGATATTTCTTTATGTTGTGGACACATGCATGGAAGATGAAGACTTGCAAGCTCTGAAGGAATCCATGCAAATGTCGCTTAGTCTCCTGCCACCAACTGCGTTAGTAGGTCTCATTACCTTTGGCCGAATGGTGCAAGTTCATGAGCTTGGCTGTGAAGGAATTTCCAAAAGTTATGTCTTCAGAGGAACAAAGGATCTGTCTGCAAAACAGCTGCAG GAAATGCTAGGGCTTACAAAAGCAGCTGTTTCACAAGTCGGTCGGGGTCCTCAAGTGCAGCAGCCACCACCTTCTAACAG ATTTTTGCAACCAGTGCAGAAAATTGATATGAATCTTACTGATCTTTTGGGTGAACTGCAACGGGATCCTTGGCCCGTTCCACAAGGAAAACGGCCCTTACGTTCTTCTGGAGTAGCTCTTTCTATAGCTGTAGGGCTCCTTGAG tgcaCTTTTCCTAATACCGGTGCACGTATAATGATGTTCATTGGAGGACCAGCTACGCAAGGACCTGGCATGGTTGTAGGGGACGAATTGAAGTTACCTATAAGATCATGGCATGACATTGAAAAAGACAATGCTAAATATGTTAAAAAGGGTACTAAG CATTTTGAAGCCCTGGCTAATCGGGCTGCGACAAATGGTCATGTTATTGACATATATGCGTGTGCATTGGATCAGACTGGTCTTCTGGAGATGAAGTGTTGTCCCAACTACACTGG AGGCTACATGGTGATGGGAGACTCTTTCAATACATCTTTATTCAAACAAACCTTTCAGAGAGTTTTCACAAAAGATATGCAAGGACAATTTAAAATGGGATTTGGTGGCACATTAGAAATAAAG ACTTCAAGAGAAGTAAAGATTTCTGGAGCGATTGGACCCTGTGTCTCACTCAACTCTAAAGGACCTTGTGTCTCAGAAAAT GAGATTGGAACAGGAGGTACCTGTCAGTGGAAGATTTGTGGACTTAATCCTACTACAACACTTGCACTGTACTTCGAGGTGGTCAACCAG CACAATGCTCCCATTCCTCAAGGAGGACGCGGCGCAATCCAGTTTGTGACTCAGTACCAGCATTCCAGCGGGCAGAGGCGTATCAGAGTGACCACAGTTGCCAGAAA ctggGCAGATGCACAGACGCAGATTCAAAACATCGCTGCATCTTTTGACCAGGAAGCCGCTGCCATTCTCATGGCTAGATTGGCCGTGTACAGGGCAGAGACAGAAGAGGGGCCTGATGTGCTTAGGTGGCTGGACAGACAACTTATACGACTG TGTCAGAAATTTGGAGACTATCACAAGGATGATCCAAGCTCCTTCAGGTTTTCAGAAACCTTTTCACTTTACCCGCAG tttatgTTTCACTTGAGAAGATCTCCTTTCTTACAAGTTTTTAATAACAGTCCAGATGAGAGCTCATACTACCGCCATCATTTCATGCGTCAGGATCTAACCCAGTCGCTTATCATGGTTCAGCCGATTCTTTATGCCTACTCTTTCAATGGACCTCCAGAG cCTGTTCTTCTGGATAGCAGCAGCATTTTACCAGATCGCATTCTCCTTATGGACACCTTTTTCCAGATCCTTATTTATCATGGAGAG ACCATAGCTCAGTGGCGTAAATCAGGTTACCAAGATATGCCGGAATATGAAAACTTTCATCACTTGCTACAAGCTCCAATAGATGATGCCCAAGAAATTCTCCATTCCAGATTTCCAATGCCCAGATACATTGATACAGAACATGGAGGAAGCCAG gctCGTTTCCTGCTTTCAAAAGTAAATCCCTCTCAGACTCATAACAATATGTATGCGTGGGGACAG gaGTCTGGAGCACCCATTCTTACTGATGATGTCAGCTTGCAAGTATTTATGGATCATCTGAAGAAACTTGCTGTCTCTAGTGCTGCCTGA